One Glycine max cultivar Williams 82 chromosome 3, Glycine_max_v4.0, whole genome shotgun sequence DNA window includes the following coding sequences:
- the LOC100813942 gene encoding histone acetyltransferase GCN5 yields the protein MDFHGGGPLRSRSSQSPSPSHSASASATSSIHKRKLVSEDHAPPFPPSSFSADTRDGALTSNDDLESISARGADSDSDSESEDAVVDDDEDDYDNDNDNDSSMRTFTASRLSNPPSAPRNTKLKTENSTVKIENSDGAKDAGAVGSGAAAAAGPVPGIVVKEDPTKIFTDNLQTSGAYTAREESLKKEEEAGKLKFVCLSNDGVDEHMVWLIGLKNIFARQLPNMPKEYIVRLVMDRSHKSVMVIRRNHVVGGITYRPYASQRFGEIAFCAITADEQVKGYGTRLMNHLKQFARDMDGLTHFLTYADNNAVGYFIKQGFTKEIHLEKDRWQGYIKDYDGGILMECKIDPKLPYTDLSTMIRRQRQAIDEKIRELSNCHIVYAGIDFQKKEAGIPKKIIDDIPGLREAGWTPDQWGHSRFRTLNVSSDNATNQKHLNGFMRSLLKSMFDHADAWPFKEPVDARDVPDYYDIIKDPMDLKTMSKRVDSEQYYVTFEMFVADARRMFANARTYNSPETIYYKCSTRLEAHFQSKVQAGLQPGTKIQ from the exons ATGGATTTCCACGGCGGAGGACCACTCCGTTCCCGCAGTTCCCAGTCCCCTTCTCCCTCTCACTCCGCCTCCGCCTCCGCCACCTCCTCCATCCACAAGCGCAAGCTCGTGTCCGAGGACCACGCGCCTCCCTTCCCCCCCTCCTCCTTCTCCGCCGACACCCGCGACGGTGCCCTCACCTCCAACGACGACCTCGAGAGCATCTCCGCCCGCGGCGCCGACTCCGACTCCGACTCCGAATCCGAGGACGCCGTCGTCGACGACGACGAGGACGACTACGACAACGACAACGACAACGACTCCTCCATGCGCACCTTCACCGCCTCCAGGCTCAGCAACCCTCCCTCCGCTCCCCGCAACACCAAGCTCAAGACCGAAAACTCCACCGTCAAAATTGAGAATTCTGACGGCGCCAAAGACGCCGGAGCCGTCGGATCTGGCGCCGCCGCCGCCGCGGGACCGGTCCCCGGGATTGTGGTTAAGGAGGACCCGACTAAGATTTTTACTGATAATTTGCAAACCAGTGGGGCTTACACTGCCAGGGAGGAGAGTCTCAAGAAAGAG gaggAAGCAGGAAAGCTCAAATTTGTATGCCTTTCAAACGATGGTGTTGATGAACATATGGTTTG GTTGATTGGATTGAAGAATATATTTGCTAGGCAACTTCCCAATATGCCCAAGGAGTACATTGTCCGACTTGTTATGGATAG GAGCCATAAGTCTGTAATGGTTATAAGGCGCAATCACGTTGTTGGAGGCATTACATATCGCCCATATGCTAG CCAGAGGTTCGGTGAGATAGCCTTTTGTGCAATTACAGCTGATGAGCAAGTAAAGGGTTATGGTACCCGATTGATGAATCACTTAAAACAGTTTGCACGTGATATGGATGGGCTGACACATTTCCTCacatatgctgacaataatgCTGTTGGCTATTTTATCAAACAG GGATTTACAAAAGAGATTCACTTGGAGAAAGATCGATGGCAAGG TTATATAAAGGATTACGATGGAGGAATTCTCATGGAATGCAAGATTGATCCAAAGCTCCCTTACACTGATTTGTCAACTATGATCCGTCGTCAAAGGCAG GCAATTGATGAAAAAATCAGAGAGCTGTCAAACTGTCACATCGTTTATGCTGGAATTGATTTTCAGAAG AAAGAAGCTGGtattcctaaaaaaattattgatgacaTCCCTGGTTTGA GAGAGGCTGGGTGGACTCCTGATCAGTGGGGTCATTCACGATTCAGAACTTTAAATGTTTCTTCTGACAATGCTACTAatcaaaaacatttgaatgggtTTATGCGTTCACTTCTAAAG TCAATGTTCGATCACGCTGATGCTTGGCCATTCAAGGAACCAGTTGATGCACGGGATGTCCCTGATTATTATGACATCATCAAAGATCCAATGG ATTTGAAGACAATGTCTAAGAGGGTGGATTCAGAGCAATATTATGTAACATTTGAGATGTTTGTTGCGGATGCCAGAAGAATGTTTGCGAATGCACGCACCTATAATTCTCCAGAAACCATTTATTACAAATGTTCTACAAG GTTAGAAGCCCACTTTCAAAGCAAAGTGCAAGCAGGCCTCCAGCCTGGTACCAAAATTCAGTAG
- the LOC100808932 gene encoding transcription factor UNE12 has protein sequence MANNPSDAPADDFLEQILGLPTFASADSGLSAADVGLAGAATQSPMMLQLSSADANAHLAGASFHAPVYQLGLSLEQGKGRFMKPDEASASGKRFRDDVVDNRAKHVFHGQPMPTTMPAAPHPPAIRPRVRARRGQATDPHSIAERLRRERIAERIRALQELVPSVNKTDRAAMLDEIVDYVKFLRLQVKVLSMSRLGGAGAVAPLVTDIPLSSVEEEGGEGARNRPAWDKWSNDGTERQVAKLMEENVGAAMQFLQSKALCIMPISLASAIYQSQPPDTSSIVKHETSPPS, from the exons ATGGCGAATAACCCTTCCGACGCTCCCGCCGACGACTTCCTCGAACAAATTCTCGGCCTCCCGACCTTCGCTTCCGCCGACTCCGGCCTCTCCGCCGCCGATGTCGGCCTCGCCGGTGCGGCCACTCAGTCTCCGATGATGCTGCAGCTCAGCTCCGCCGACGCCAACGCTCACCTCGCCGGCGCATCCTTCCACGCGCCGGTGTACCAGCTAGGGCTGAGCTTGGAGCAGGGCAAAGGAAGATTCATGAAGCCCGACGAAGCCTCCGCTAGCGGAAAGCGCTTTCGCGACGACGTCGTTGATAATAGAGCTAAGCAT GTTTTTCATGGGCAACCCATGCCTACTACTATGCCTGCTGCTCCTCATCCTCCAGCAATACGTCCTAGGGTGCGGGCCAGAAGAGGACAGGCTACAGATCCACACAGCATAGCTGAACGA TTGCGCAGAGAAAGAATAGCAGAAAGAATCAGGGCATTGCAAGAACTGGTTCCAAGTGTCAACAAG ACAGATAGAGCAGCCATGTTAGATGAAATTGTGGATTATGTCAAGTTCTTAAGGCTTCAAGTGAAG GTTTTGAGCATGAGTAGACTGGGTGGAGCCGGTGCAGTGGCACCACTGGTAACTGACATTCCATTATCATCAGTCGAG GAAGAAGGTGGTGAAGGTGCGCGAAACCGGCCAGCTTGGGACAAGTGGTCGAACGATGGCACAGAAAGACAGGTAGCTAAGCTTATGGAAGAAAACGTTGGGGCTGCCATGCAGTTTCTTCAATCAAAGGCTCTCTGCATCATGCCCATCTCACTGGCATCGGCAATATACCAGTCACAACCACCGGACACTTCTAGCATAGTCAAGCATGAAACTAGTCCTCCTTCCTAA
- the LOC100499876 gene encoding uncharacterized protein LOC100499876 has protein sequence MAASDGCSSFLTLSCAGAVQNQHVSHPTTFLGVPKNNQRKRKTPHRLVVVAVTQGSAESSKSDEKIPSWAKPDSDEPPPWARDEPNNNSSQQEGFEIPFYAYLFASAITAIAAIGSIFEYVNQKPVFGVLSSDSVFYAPLLGFFVFTGIPSSAFLWFKSVQAANKEAEEQDKRDGYL, from the exons atggcAGCGAGTGACGGTTGCAGCAGCTTCTTAACATTGTCGTGTGCAGGTGCAGTGCAAAATCAACATGTATCACACCCTACAACGTTTTTGGGAGTTCCTAAAAACAatcagagaaaaaggaaaacaccGCACAGGTTAGTTGTGGTTGCGGTGACTCAAGGCTCTGCTGAATCAAGCAAGTCCGATGAAAAAATCCCTTCGTGGGCCAAACCGGACTCCGATGAACCTCCGCCGTGGGCCCGGGACGAGCCCAACAACAACAGTTCGCAACAAGAAGGATTTGAGATCCCGTTCTATGCTTATTTGTTTGCCTCTGCTATCACTGCTATTGCCGCT ATAGGCTCCATTTTCGAATATGTGAATCAAAAGCCTGTTTTCGGAGTATTAAGCTCTGACAGCGTGTTTTATGCTCCCTTGCTTGGTTTTTTTGTCTTCACCGGCATTCCCTCATCG GCTTTTCTGTGGTTCAAGTCCGTTCAAGCTGCTAACAAGGAAGCGGAGGAACAAGATAAGAGGGATGGCTATTTGTAG
- the LOC100808400 gene encoding tryptophan synthase alpha chain, translating to MALALKSSCFLQLKKPEAGFNVCFSSKKAIISVKRHTPVAAIRTMEAVGLSATFTRLKKEGKVAFIPYVTAGDPDLSTTAEALKVLDSCGSDIIELGVPYSDPLADGPVIQAAATRSLAKGTNLNAIIDMLKEVVPQLSCPIALFTYYNPILKRGTDKFMSTIRDSGVHGLVVPDVPLEETETLRTEAKKHGIELVLLTTPTTPTNRMRAIVDVAEGFVYLVSSVGVTGARASVSGSVQSLLKEIKEATTKPVAVGFGISKPEHVKQVVVWGADGVIVGSAIVKVLGEAKSPQEGLKELEVFTRSLKAALP from the exons ATGGCTCTTGCCCTGAAGTCAAGTTGCTTCTTGCAATTGAAGAAACCTGAGGCTGGTTTCAATGTTTGTTTTTCATCTAAGAAAGCTATAATCTCCGTGAAACGACACACTCCCGTGGCTGCTATCAGGACCATGGAAGCAGTGGGACTCTCTGCAACATTCACCAGgttgaaaaaagaaggaaaa GTAGCTTTCATCCCGTATGTCACTGCTGGTGATCCTGACCTTTCAACCACAGCAGAAGCACTGAAAGTGCTTGATTCATGTGGGTCTGACATAATTGAGCTAGGTGTTCCATACTCTGATCCTTTGGCAGATGGTCCTGTTATCCAG GCTGCTGCTACAAGATCTTTAGCAAAGGGGACCAATTTGAATGCGATTATTGATATGTTGAAGGAG GTTGTTCCGCAACTGTCATGTCCAATTGCACTGTTTACATATTACAATCCAATACTGAAGCGTGGTACTGATAAATTTATGTCCACTATAAGAGACAGTGGTGTACATG GGCTTGTAGTCCCAGATGTCCCTCTGGAGGAGACGGAAACTTTAAGGACAGAAGCTAAGAAACATGGAATTGAACTG GTACTCCTCACAACACCCACAACTCCAACAAACCGAATGAGAGCCATTGTTGATGTGGCAGAAGGATTTGTGTATCTT GTGAGCTCAGTGGGGGTCACTGGAGCCCGAGCATCAGTTAGTGGTTCTGTTCAGTCTCTTTTGAAGGAAATTAAAGAG GCAACTACTAAACCTGTGGCAGTTGGTTTTGGAATATCAAAACCTGAGCATGTGAAACAG GTAGTGGTATGGGGAGCTGATGGTGTGATTGTTGGCAGTGCTATAGTGAAGGTGCTTGGTGAGGCCAAATCTCCTCAAGAGGGATTGAAAGAACTTGAAGTTTTCACCCGCTCCTTAAAAGCGGCACttccttaa